The following coding sequences are from one Alosa alosa isolate M-15738 ecotype Scorff River chromosome 3, AALO_Geno_1.1, whole genome shotgun sequence window:
- the LOC125292005 gene encoding E3 ubiquitin-protein ligase TRIM39-like, with the protein MASKLEEELCCPVCCDIFKDPVFLSCSHSICKACLQQCWESKGHRECPVCRRKCSKAHYPPNMALRNLCEVYLQERSQRASAGSEVLCSLHSEKLKLFCLEDKQPVCLVCQSSKKHTNHKFHPIDEAASDLKEHLRIKLEPLQKKLKVFKEAKLSCDETAKHVKTQAQHTEKQIKQEFEKLHQFLRDEEAARIAALREEEEQKSQMMKEKIEKMSTEISSLSDTIRAIEDERRADDITFLQNYKSTVERAPCTLQDPERVSGALVNMAKHLDNLKVQIWKKMMAPVTLDPNTAHPELVLSEDLTSVRYVKDNPQRFDEHACVLGSEGFNSGTHCWDVEVGQNLWWAVGVMTESLQRKGDFRSKGGRWIVFYQSSEYEAFHGSQSSTLSIVKQPQRIRVQLDWDRGELSFSDPDNNTHLHTFTHTFTERVFPYFFPGTSTLRILPVSPQ; encoded by the exons ATGGCTTCAAAGCTTGAAGAGGAGCTTTGCTGTCCTGTGTGCTGTGACATCTTCAAGGATCCCGTTTTCCTGTCCTGCAGTCACAGCATCTGTAAAGCCTGTCTGCAGCAGTGCTGGGAGAGCAAAGGACACAGAGAATGTCCTGTCTGCAGGAGGAAGTGCTCAAAAGCACACTATCCTCCTAACATGGCGTTAAGGAACCTGTGTGAGGTTTACTTACAGGAGAGAAGTCAGAGAGCTTCAGCAGGGTCTGAGGTGCTCTGCAGTCTGCACAGTGAGAAACTCAAGCTCTTCTGTCTGGAGGATAAACAgcctgtgtgtctggtgtgccAATCTTCAAAGAAACACACCAACCACAAGTTCCATCCCATAGATGAGGCAGCATCAGACTTGAAG GAGCACCTGAGGATTAAACTAGAGCCCTTACAGAAGAAGCTGAAGGTCTTTAAAGAAGCAAAACTCTCCTGTGATGAAACAGCGAAACATGTTAAG ACTCAGGCCCAGCACACAGAGAAGCAGATCAAGCAGGAGTTTGAGAAGCTTCACCAGTTTCTACGAGATGAAGAGGCAGCCAGGATAGCTGCACttagggaggaagaggagcagaagagtCAGATGATGAAGGAGAAGATTGAGAAGATGAGCACAGAGATCTCATCTCTTTCAGACACAATCAGAGCCatagaagatgagaggagagctgatgacatcacattcCTGCAG AACTACAAGAGCACAGTGGAAAG AGCCCCGTGCACACTGCAGGATCCAGAGAGGGTTTCAGGAGCTCTGGTCAACATGGCAAAGCACCTGGACAACCTGAAGGTCCAGATCTGGAAGAAAATGATGG CTCCTGTGACTCTGGAtcccaacacagcacacccaGAACTTGTCCTGTCTGAGGATCTGACGAGTGTGAGATATGTTAAAGATAACCCACAGAGATTTGATGAGCATGCCTGTGTCCTGGGCTCTGAGGGCTTTAACTCAGGGACTCACTGCTGGGATGTGGAGGTTGGGCAGAATCTATGGTGGGCTGTGGGTGTGATGACAGAGTCTCTCCAGAGGAAGGGAGACTTTAGATCCAAGGGTGGACGTTGGATTGTGTTTTATCAAAGTAGTGAATATGAAGCATTTCATGGATCTCAGTCCTCCACTCTCAGCATAGTGAAGCAACCTCAGAGGATCAGAGTGCAGCTGGACTGGGACAGAGGAGAGCTGTCATTCTCTGACCCTGACaataacacacacctacacactttcacacacactttcactgagaGAGTGTTTCCATATTTTTTTCCTGGCACCTCCACACTGAGGATCTTACCAGTGAGTCCTCAGTAG